The proteins below are encoded in one region of Tessaracoccus aquimaris:
- a CDS encoding carbohydrate ABC transporter permease has translation MLFVLVGVPVRVILALIVAILLNNVIRGRTSVVFRTVFFMPVMAAASVIGVVLTFVLSPNSGPVNTLLTTTGLAGQPIEFLSDPSIAFWVTLGAHTWKNFGMTLIYWMAALQTVPEEYYEAAKVDGATSLRQLLHITMPLLLPFTIVILVLTANENLHAFALIQAMTGGGPYYTTQVMEVFIYQTAFAPSAQGGIPRLGYASAAGCFFGLATLILAVLQAWAARGLSRRKSQMGA, from the coding sequence ATGCTGTTCGTGCTCGTCGGCGTGCCTGTCCGGGTGATCCTCGCCTTGATCGTCGCCATCCTGCTCAACAACGTGATCCGTGGCCGCACGTCCGTGGTGTTTCGTACCGTCTTCTTCATGCCGGTGATGGCGGCGGCGTCGGTGATCGGCGTCGTGCTGACCTTCGTGCTATCGCCCAACTCGGGACCCGTCAACACGCTCCTGACGACGACGGGCCTCGCGGGCCAGCCCATCGAGTTCCTCTCCGACCCGAGCATCGCCTTCTGGGTGACGCTTGGGGCGCACACGTGGAAGAACTTCGGCATGACGCTGATCTACTGGATGGCCGCGCTGCAGACGGTGCCGGAGGAGTACTACGAGGCCGCAAAGGTCGATGGGGCGACGTCGCTACGTCAACTCCTCCACATCACGATGCCCCTGCTGCTGCCGTTCACCATCGTGATCCTGGTGCTGACCGCCAACGAGAACCTGCACGCGTTCGCGCTGATCCAGGCCATGACCGGCGGCGGGCCGTACTACACGACCCAGGTGATGGAGGTCTTCATCTACCAGACGGCGTTCGCGCCGTCGGCCCAGGGCGGCATCCCTCGGCTCGGCTACGCATCGGCCGCCGGTTGCTTCTTCGGTCTTGCGACGCTGATCCTTGCGGTGCTGCAGGCGTGGGCCGCCCGTGGACTATCGCGGCGCAAGTCGCAGATGGGAGCCTGA